One stretch of Lacrimispora sphenoides DNA includes these proteins:
- a CDS encoding ferritin family protein → MGYYDYEGYQPYSYGYIPPYWNTPAATLSFQQMMNTDIFTYPQNLDGALELILEALSGETEDRVFYMWLINQASSEEDKQIISGIRDNEIGHYALFRQIYQDLTGEMPPSAEGEAFVEPESYCAGLSRALLGEQNAVQKYRKILYAMQSRLHINIMVEIITDEIRHGILYSYLYSKNGCGSQNQNQTNNA, encoded by the coding sequence ATGGGTTATTACGACTACGAAGGCTACCAGCCATATTCTTATGGTTATATTCCGCCATATTGGAATACACCGGCAGCTACCCTGTCATTTCAACAGATGATGAATACTGATATTTTCACATATCCCCAGAATCTTGATGGTGCCCTTGAACTTATTCTGGAAGCACTATCGGGTGAAACAGAGGACAGGGTATTTTATATGTGGCTCATAAACCAGGCTTCCTCAGAAGAGGATAAGCAGATTATATCCGGTATCCGTGACAATGAAATAGGACATTATGCATTGTTCCGGCAAATTTATCAGGATTTAACCGGTGAGATGCCCCCATCTGCGGAAGGAGAAGCTTTTGTGGAGCCAGAAAGCTATTGCGCTGGTTTATCAAGAGCCTTGTTAGGCGAGCAGAATGCAGTACAAAAATACCGTAAGATCCTTTATGCCATGCAGTCACGTCTCCATATAAATATAATGGTTGAAATCATCACAGACGAAATCAGGCACGGAATTTTATATAGCTATCTCTATTCTAAAAATGGCTGCGGAAGCCAAAATCAGAATCAGACAAATAACGCCTAA
- a CDS encoding MBL fold metallo-hydrolase yields MAMTESNIQNYGTGIMKEGEELIREMNESAPAYGEAAIWWLGQMGFAVKLAGRTFYLDAFLSQHPNRKIPSLLKPEEVTNADYFFGSHDHTDHIDRKVWHQLSVSSPNARFIVPKLLIPSLSNDLHIDPDRFIGLDDGITLELLEGIRITGIASAHEFLDQDPATGSYPYMGCVLEGGGCSLYHSGDTCVYEGMYGKLRRFGKLDVMFLPINGRDGRRYRENIIGNMTYQEAADMAGAFRPGLVVPAHYEMFAKNSEDPLLFADYLEAKYPGINHWIGRHGEKILIKH; encoded by the coding sequence ATGGCCATGACGGAAAGCAATATTCAAAACTATGGTACCGGGATTATGAAAGAAGGTGAGGAATTAATACGTGAGATGAATGAGAGCGCTCCGGCTTATGGAGAAGCAGCGATCTGGTGGCTAGGGCAGATGGGGTTTGCCGTAAAGCTTGCAGGCAGGACTTTTTATCTGGATGCGTTCTTATCCCAGCATCCAAACAGGAAGATACCGTCCCTTTTAAAGCCTGAGGAAGTGACCAATGCGGATTACTTCTTTGGCAGCCATGATCATACGGACCACATTGACAGGAAGGTCTGGCATCAGCTGTCAGTCAGCTCACCTAATGCCAGGTTCATAGTGCCAAAGCTGCTTATTCCTTCGCTTTCCAATGATCTGCATATAGACCCGGACCGGTTCATTGGCCTTGACGATGGGATCACCCTGGAGCTTTTAGAGGGTATCCGCATAACAGGAATCGCTTCTGCCCATGAATTCCTTGACCAGGACCCGGCTACAGGTTCCTACCCCTATATGGGCTGTGTTCTGGAAGGCGGCGGTTGCTCCCTGTATCATTCCGGCGACACCTGTGTTTATGAAGGAATGTATGGCAAGCTAAGGAGATTCGGGAAACTTGATGTGATGTTCCTTCCTATTAATGGGCGTGACGGCAGGAGATACAGAGAGAACATCATCGGCAACATGACGTATCAGGAAGCGGCGGATATGGCAGGTGCTTTTCGGCCCGGCCTGGTAGTTCCGGCGCATTATGAGATGTTTGCTAAAAACAGTGAGGATCCATTGCTGTTTGCGGATTATCTTGAAGCCAAATACCCTGGAATAAACCACTGGATCGGCAGGCATGGAGAGAAGATTCTGATTAAGCATTGA
- a CDS encoding NADH-quinone oxidoreductase subunit 5 family protein — MGAITVLILFPLAAALGILLVKNDGVRNMIVRVGAVGTAVLTLTVVGLYFKSGIALSFRLEKAIEVIMATTETAIAVYVISIGIRYKKYVISVLSFVQTAAMLCFEFTVKHNIEVKHAMIFDKLTAIMVLVIGLVGSLICIYAVGYMKTYHTHHKEYKERKSFFFAVLFLFLSAMFGIVLSNDLTWMYFCWELTTLCSFLLIGYTKTTEARNNSFRALVINLGGGVAFAAGIIFIGIYYKTLELSVVTSMKPEAAMMIPVFFLSLAALTKSAQLPFSSWLLGAMVAPTPSSALLHSATMVKAGVYLIIRLAPLLGSTPVGRTVTFVGGITFLACSLMAISQSDAKKILAYSTLANLGLIVICASIGTQESLWAAILLIIFHAVSKSLLFISVGSIEHQIGNRDVENMDVLLGISKKLALYMMIGIAGMFLAPFGMLISKWVAMKAFIDSNNVITVIILAYGSAATLFYWTKWMGKLVSRANMSHQIESKFHLDEEIPITILAAMVVVSCFTFPLVSKYALIPYLTEVFGRTALIPIGTNDIKLMLCMLSMLILLPISFIPMYKNDKRRKVPVYMAGENTGDNETFYGAMNEKRKMELSNWYMEDYFSPKRLTLWSDVIAAAILVGGVIMMIGGMA; from the coding sequence ATGGGTGCGATTACAGTATTGATTTTATTTCCATTGGCTGCAGCGTTAGGAATCTTACTGGTCAAAAATGATGGGGTAAGAAATATGATTGTCAGGGTAGGAGCCGTAGGTACGGCTGTTTTGACACTGACAGTTGTAGGGTTATATTTTAAGAGCGGAATTGCTTTGTCCTTCCGTTTGGAAAAAGCAATTGAGGTTATCATGGCAACTACAGAGACGGCAATCGCTGTGTATGTAATATCCATCGGAATCAGGTATAAAAAATATGTTATTTCGGTTTTGTCGTTTGTACAGACGGCTGCAATGCTCTGTTTTGAATTTACGGTAAAGCATAATATTGAAGTTAAGCATGCCATGATTTTCGACAAACTTACGGCAATTATGGTACTGGTTATTGGACTGGTAGGGAGCCTGATTTGTATTTATGCCGTGGGATATATGAAGACTTACCATACCCACCACAAAGAATACAAAGAAAGGAAAAGCTTCTTTTTCGCAGTTCTATTTTTATTCCTTTCTGCCATGTTTGGAATCGTATTGAGCAATGATCTTACATGGATGTATTTTTGCTGGGAGCTTACGACACTTTGCTCCTTCCTGCTGATCGGTTATACAAAAACAACAGAAGCCAGAAACAATTCCTTCCGTGCCCTGGTGATTAATCTGGGCGGCGGAGTTGCTTTTGCAGCTGGGATCATTTTCATCGGCATTTATTATAAAACCCTGGAATTGTCAGTGGTTACTTCCATGAAGCCGGAAGCGGCAATGATGATACCCGTATTTTTCCTGTCCCTGGCTGCACTGACCAAATCTGCCCAGCTTCCATTTTCCTCCTGGCTTCTCGGAGCAATGGTGGCACCTACTCCTTCTTCCGCTTTGCTGCATTCCGCAACCATGGTAAAAGCAGGAGTTTACTTAATCATCCGTCTTGCGCCACTGTTAGGATCGACTCCTGTTGGAAGAACCGTAACCTTTGTGGGAGGAATCACGTTTCTTGCCTGTTCCCTGATGGCTATTTCCCAAAGTGACGCCAAGAAGATTTTAGCTTATTCCACTTTGGCAAACTTAGGGCTCATCGTAATATGCGCCAGCATCGGAACCCAGGAATCCTTATGGGCTGCCATCCTGTTGATTATATTCCATGCAGTATCCAAATCCCTGCTTTTTATATCCGTTGGTTCCATCGAGCATCAGATCGGAAACCGGGATGTGGAAAACATGGATGTACTCCTTGGAATTTCAAAAAAGCTCGCGCTCTATATGATGATCGGTATCGCCGGAATGTTTCTGGCCCCCTTTGGAATGCTGATATCAAAATGGGTAGCCATGAAGGCGTTTATTGATTCCAATAATGTTATTACTGTTATTATTCTTGCCTACGGAAGCGCCGCCACATTGTTTTACTGGACAAAATGGATGGGGAAACTGGTTTCAAGGGCCAATATGAGCCATCAGATTGAAAGCAAATTTCATCTTGATGAGGAGATTCCCATTACAATTCTTGCGGCAATGGTAGTGGTGTCCTGCTTTACCTTCCCGCTGGTATCAAAATATGCTCTGATTCCTTATCTGACGGAGGTATTTGGAAGGACGGCTTTGATCCCCATCGGAACGAATGATATTAAGCTGATGCTGTGTATGCTGAGTATGCTCATCCTTCTGCCCATCAGCTTTATTCCGATGTATAAGAATGATAAAAGAAGAAAAGTTCCGGTTTATATGGCAGGAGAAAACACCGGAGATAACGAAACATTCTATGGAGCCATGAATGAAAAACGAAAGATGGAACTGAGCAACTGGTATATGGAAGATTATTTTAGCCCCAAGAGATTAACTCTGTGGAGTGATGTCATAGCTGCCGCAATATTAGTTGGCGGAGTCATAATGATGATAGGAGGAATGGCGTAA
- a CDS encoding respiratory chain complex I subunit 1 family protein, with protein MNILIMIGIAVLAPVAGGLLTGIDRIISARLQGRQGPPLLQPFYDVLKLCQKESIEVNSMHRFFVYISLAFVVFTTVILLSGGDILLAIFALTLGSVFFVLGGYASNSPYNTIGSERELLQIMAYEPMVLLTCVGLYYAENSFFVRDIVTAQTPSIIYLPGVFVGLLFILTFKLRKSPFDLSMSHHGHQEIVKGITTEYSGKDLAVIEVTHWYEVIITLALVYVFFATAAPMSRVFAVIVCLLVYFLEIIIDNGAARVKWQQALKSAWIVTGIMGTVNLIILSFFR; from the coding sequence ATGAATATTTTAATCATGATTGGGATCGCCGTGCTTGCTCCTGTTGCCGGAGGGCTGCTGACCGGAATTGACCGTATTATATCAGCCAGACTTCAGGGGAGACAGGGACCGCCCTTACTACAACCATTTTATGATGTGCTGAAGCTGTGTCAGAAGGAATCCATAGAGGTAAATTCCATGCACCGTTTCTTCGTGTATATCTCCCTTGCATTCGTGGTATTCACCACGGTGATCCTGCTTTCAGGGGGAGATATCCTGTTAGCTATATTTGCCCTGACTCTTGGTTCTGTATTTTTCGTATTAGGCGGCTATGCATCCAATTCTCCCTATAACACCATTGGTTCGGAAAGGGAATTGCTGCAGATCATGGCTTATGAGCCAATGGTACTGCTTACCTGCGTTGGTCTTTACTATGCTGAGAACAGTTTTTTTGTAAGGGATATCGTAACGGCTCAAACGCCCTCGATCATCTATCTTCCGGGAGTGTTTGTTGGACTTTTGTTTATCCTGACATTTAAGCTTAGAAAATCCCCCTTTGATTTAAGCATGTCCCATCATGGGCATCAGGAAATCGTAAAGGGTATTACCACTGAGTATTCCGGTAAGGATCTGGCTGTGATTGAGGTAACTCACTGGTATGAGGTGATTATTACTCTGGCTCTTGTGTATGTGTTTTTTGCAACGGCTGCGCCGATGAGCCGTGTTTTTGCGGTCATCGTATGCCTGCTGGTTTATTTTCTTGAAATCATCATAGATAATGGAGCTGCCAGGGTGAAATGGCAGCAGGCTCTTAAATCAGCGTGGATCGTAACCGGAATCATGGGTACGGTGAACCTGATCATCCTGTCATTTTTCAGATAA
- a CDS encoding NADH-quinone oxidoreductase subunit B family protein produces the protein MSVVKKSPWILHYDGTSCNGCDIEVLACLTPLYDVERFGIINTGNPKHADILLITGSVNEQNIPVVKQLYEQMPDPKAVVAVGICATSGGIFAECYNVVGGVDKVIPVDVYVPGCAARPESIIDGVVKALDILEVKRKKH, from the coding sequence ATGAGTGTTGTAAAAAAATCGCCATGGATTCTGCATTATGACGGAACCAGCTGCAACGGCTGTGACATAGAGGTACTGGCATGTCTTACACCTCTTTATGATGTGGAGCGTTTTGGAATCATCAATACAGGCAATCCGAAGCATGCGGATATTTTACTCATTACGGGCAGCGTAAATGAACAGAATATCCCAGTTGTAAAGCAGCTATATGAACAGATGCCTGATCCAAAGGCAGTGGTGGCTGTTGGAATCTGTGCCACCTCAGGAGGCATTTTTGCAGAGTGCTATAACGTGGTCGGCGGAGTAGACAAGGTGATCCCGGTGGATGTTTACGTGCCGGGCTGTGCAGCTCGTCCGGAATCGATTATTGATGGCGTTGTGAAAGCGCTTGATATTCTGGAAGTAAAGAGAAAGAAGCATTGA
- a CDS encoding NADH-quinone oxidoreductase subunit C translates to MAEQILKEISANDLLAETLKIKNDGYRLVAVTCTNKDGMELTYSYDKDHDLINLRILTDTETELPSISIIYPYSFLYENEIKELFGVKITGITPDFNDNLYKIPVKTPFHMND, encoded by the coding sequence ATGGCTGAACAGATATTAAAGGAGATCTCTGCAAATGATCTGCTGGCGGAGACATTGAAAATAAAAAATGACGGTTACCGGCTTGTTGCTGTTACCTGTACCAATAAAGACGGCATGGAATTGACCTATTCCTATGATAAGGATCATGATCTTATAAACCTGCGGATCTTAACCGATACAGAAACGGAACTGCCTAGTATCAGTATTATTTATCCGTATTCCTTTCTGTATGAAAATGAGATAAAGGAACTGTTCGGAGTAAAGATCACGGGTATAACGCCGGACTTTAACGATAACTTATATAAGATTCCGGTCAAAACACCGTTTCATATGAACGATTAG
- a CDS encoding hydrogenase large subunit — protein MGNRTIVPFGPQHPVLPEPIHLDLVLEDERVIEAIPRIGYIHRGLEKLVEKKDYQQYVYVAERICGICSFMHGMGYCMSIESIMEVEIPERAKFLRTIWAELSRLHSHLLWQGLLADAFGFESLFMHSWKLREQVLDIFEETTGGRVIFSVCDVGGVKKDISSETLNKMKEVLTGMEKELKEAAAVFLNDSTVKLRTKGVGVLSKEAAFELGTVGPMARASGIEMDIRSQGYAAYGQLDFKPITDQGGDCYARTKVRIGELFQSIDLIRQCIAIIPDGEVKRKVTGNPKGEHFTRLEQPRGEVLYYTKANGTKFLDRVRVRTPTFANVPALLETLKNCSLADVPILILTIDPCISCTER, from the coding sequence ATGGGAAACAGGACAATTGTTCCGTTTGGTCCTCAGCATCCGGTGCTTCCGGAACCGATCCATCTGGATCTGGTTTTGGAGGATGAAAGGGTTATTGAGGCGATCCCCAGAATCGGATATATTCACAGAGGTCTGGAAAAACTGGTAGAAAAGAAGGATTATCAGCAGTATGTCTATGTTGCGGAGCGGATCTGCGGCATCTGTTCCTTTATGCATGGCATGGGATACTGTATGTCTATAGAGAGCATTATGGAGGTGGAAATTCCGGAGCGGGCAAAATTCCTGCGGACCATATGGGCAGAGCTATCCCGTCTGCACAGCCATCTTTTATGGCAGGGCCTTCTGGCAGATGCCTTTGGATTTGAAAGTCTGTTCATGCATTCATGGAAGTTAAGAGAGCAGGTTTTAGACATTTTTGAAGAGACTACCGGAGGCAGGGTCATATTTTCCGTATGCGATGTCGGCGGTGTGAAAAAGGATATCTCTTCTGAGACCTTAAACAAGATGAAAGAGGTCTTAACCGGCATGGAGAAGGAATTAAAGGAGGCTGCCGCCGTATTTTTAAACGATTCCACCGTAAAACTCCGCACAAAAGGAGTTGGTGTACTGTCTAAGGAAGCAGCGTTCGAACTGGGAACCGTCGGTCCCATGGCAAGAGCCAGCGGGATTGAAATGGATATAAGGTCTCAGGGATATGCGGCATATGGTCAACTGGATTTTAAGCCGATCACAGATCAGGGCGGGGACTGCTATGCAAGAACCAAAGTCCGGATCGGGGAACTGTTCCAGTCCATTGATCTTATCCGGCAGTGCATTGCCATCATACCCGATGGTGAGGTAAAAAGAAAGGTAACGGGAAATCCAAAGGGAGAGCATTTTACCCGTTTGGAGCAGCCGAGAGGAGAGGTGCTTTATTATACAAAGGCAAACGGAACAAAATTCTTAGACAGAGTCAGGGTCCGTACTCCTACCTTTGCCAATGTCCCGGCCTTGCTGGAGACTTTAAAGAACTGTTCTCTTGCCGATGTGCCGATTCTGATCCTTACCATTGATCCATGCATCAGCTGTACCGAGCGATGA
- a CDS encoding 4Fe-4S dicluster domain-containing protein: MSKTLLKNLLHGPYTVPYPVKRKETYERTRGKIEISVDDCIFCGMCERKCPTGAIQTDKSKALWSIERLQCIQCGYCSEVCPKKCLRMENQYTEPSYGNVRDEYVKCMNTQSPSES, translated from the coding sequence ATGTCAAAGACGCTTTTAAAAAACCTGTTACATGGTCCCTATACGGTTCCATATCCGGTTAAGCGAAAGGAAACATATGAACGCACCAGAGGAAAGATTGAGATATCGGTGGATGATTGTATATTCTGCGGGATGTGCGAAAGAAAGTGTCCCACAGGAGCCATTCAGACAGATAAATCGAAAGCTCTCTGGAGCATTGAGAGGCTTCAGTGTATTCAATGCGGTTATTGCAGTGAAGTATGTCCGAAGAAATGTCTGAGGATGGAAAATCAATACACAGAGCCATCATACGGAAATGTAAGGGATGAATATGTGAAATGCATGAATACCCAATCACCCAGCGAATCATAG
- a CDS encoding hydrogenase maturation nickel metallochaperone HypA/HybF — MHEYPITQRIIEIAGEYAEKHHAEEVKVINLVVGDTCGYVASSIELYFDIIAEGTPCEKAKLHIKRVTPELKCSTCGILFVRKPFIFECPFCKGEGRPTDIGQEFYIKSIEV, encoded by the coding sequence ATGCATGAATACCCAATCACCCAGCGAATCATAGAAATTGCCGGAGAATATGCTGAAAAGCACCACGCAGAGGAAGTAAAGGTCATCAATCTGGTGGTGGGAGATACCTGCGGTTATGTGGCCAGTTCCATTGAACTTTATTTTGACATAATAGCGGAAGGAACTCCCTGTGAAAAAGCAAAGCTTCATATTAAAAGGGTAACACCTGAGCTGAAATGCAGCACCTGCGGGATATTATTTGTCCGGAAGCCCTTCATCTTTGAATGTCCTTTTTGTAAAGGAGAAGGACGGCCCACAGATATCGGACAGGAGTTTTATATTAAGTCGATTGAAGTTTAG
- the hypB gene encoding hydrogenase nickel incorporation protein HypB gives MSENREIEIMQSVYDKNDQVASQINELLTNNGIYAINVMGAPGAGKTTSLIQIIKRLTDVTSYVIEGDIEADFDTKTLQSLGVKAIQINTGGACHLDSPLIGAAVDELKISDGILFIENIGNLVCPAEFMIGEHAKMLISTVTEGSDKPYKYPLAFEKADLILLNKCDLLPYIDFDEDFFMKGVRALNQTAPVIKVSGKTEEGYEKVVEWIVEKTRSLQK, from the coding sequence ATGTCTGAGAATAGGGAAATAGAAATCATGCAGTCGGTCTACGACAAGAATGACCAGGTTGCATCACAGATCAATGAATTATTAACAAATAACGGCATTTATGCCATCAATGTAATGGGAGCACCGGGAGCGGGAAAAACCACTTCCCTGATACAGATTATCAAACGCCTTACGGATGTGACCTCTTATGTCATCGAAGGAGATATTGAGGCGGACTTTGATACAAAAACCCTTCAGTCCCTTGGGGTAAAGGCCATTCAGATCAATACTGGCGGAGCCTGCCATCTGGATTCCCCCCTGATCGGAGCTGCGGTGGATGAACTGAAGATCAGCGATGGAATTCTGTTTATTGAAAATATCGGCAATTTAGTGTGTCCTGCCGAATTCATGATCGGAGAACACGCAAAGATGCTGATTTCAACCGTTACAGAGGGCAGTGACAAGCCATATAAATATCCCCTGGCATTTGAAAAGGCCGATTTGATTTTGCTGAATAAATGTGATCTTCTGCCATATATTGATTTTGACGAGGACTTTTTTATGAAGGGAGTCCGGGCTTTGAATCAAACGGCTCCGGTGATCAAGGTATCTGGAAAGACAGAAGAAGGTTACGAAAAGGTAGTAGAATGGATTGTGGAAAAAACAAGGTCATTACAAAAATAA
- the hypF gene encoding carbamoyltransferase HypF — protein sequence MDCGKNKVITKIIKVYGIVQGVGFRPLVYRAAKQYGIKGTVRNVGGYVEIVAQSKEAVLGRFLSDLTENKRGGYEIIKMEAEELPFGEFKDFLIIKSESSAEIFVIPPDLPVCPECMRELSQSSDRRYQNPFISCMSCGPRYTIMEDLPYDRNRTSMEDFPMCDACREEYTSPESRRFHAQTISCNDCGPYLIYQDKENGFHELSEREAFEKTVKVLSQGGIVAVKGIGGFHLVCSPFLEETVNRLRKLKGREEKPFAIMFPGISEIRKFCLVSEEEKTLLESKARPIVLLSMKQDPMAPSTGNGSLYCGAFLPYTPLQYMLTAELGPLIMTSANFSGQPVIREDGPMLALTSPYLSGVLYNKRRIVRSVDDSVAKIIEGKPQLIRRSRGYVPYPVFLSQEEGKESGTNTGIFAAGGDLKAAFCLCQKGNAVVSQYFGDLEEETVMEEYQRSYKDLTRLLRMAPGLTVCDLHPNYHSARFAKALGLPVLKVQHHHAHIASVMAEHDLKGPVIGVAFDGTGYGTDGNIWGGEFLICEGSGFIRAAHVSMFPILGGDGSMRDAKKTASCFLLHAGLEAYNQDERIRVIKAALEHNVNRVFTSSMGRLFDAAASVLNIGHENRYEGECAILFEKEAVLAERKDIKPADLCFGIKEKDGILELDPRPVFEALCTMRNKAETGSLALGFHLALAQATASVCERLERKYLSNTVALSGGVFQNSLLTGHTVRLLKEKGFNVYLNSAVPPNDGGVSLGQAYLGNNYLKSDHMDLERTGCHVCSSTGKNNSDKR from the coding sequence ATGGATTGTGGAAAAAACAAGGTCATTACAAAAATAATAAAGGTTTACGGCATTGTACAAGGGGTTGGATTCCGGCCCCTTGTTTATCGTGCAGCCAAACAATACGGGATAAAGGGAACGGTCCGCAATGTGGGCGGCTATGTTGAGATCGTGGCACAGTCCAAAGAGGCAGTTCTTGGCCGGTTTCTATCTGACCTTACGGAAAACAAGAGGGGCGGCTATGAAATCATAAAGATGGAAGCAGAGGAACTTCCCTTCGGGGAGTTTAAAGATTTTCTCATTATAAAGAGTGAGTCCAGTGCGGAAATATTCGTGATCCCGCCGGATCTTCCGGTTTGTCCGGAATGCATGAGAGAGCTTTCACAATCATCGGACAGAAGATATCAGAATCCCTTTATCAGCTGTATGTCCTGCGGTCCCAGATATACCATAATGGAAGACCTGCCTTATGACAGAAACCGGACATCCATGGAGGACTTTCCTATGTGCGATGCCTGCCGGGAAGAATATACCTCACCGGAAAGCAGGCGTTTTCACGCACAGACCATTTCCTGCAATGACTGCGGCCCTTACTTAATCTATCAGGATAAGGAAAATGGCTTTCATGAACTGTCAGAAAGAGAAGCGTTTGAAAAGACGGTAAAAGTTCTGTCACAAGGAGGAATTGTTGCGGTTAAGGGGATCGGAGGCTTTCATCTGGTTTGTTCTCCTTTTTTGGAAGAAACCGTGAACCGGCTTCGAAAATTAAAGGGGAGGGAGGAAAAGCCATTTGCAATCATGTTCCCGGGAATTTCGGAGATAAGAAAGTTCTGTCTGGTCTCTGAGGAAGAAAAGACATTGCTGGAATCAAAAGCAAGGCCAATCGTGCTGCTATCCATGAAACAGGATCCTATGGCACCTTCCACGGGGAATGGAAGTCTTTATTGCGGTGCTTTTCTGCCTTATACACCCCTCCAATATATGCTGACTGCAGAACTTGGGCCTCTTATCATGACGAGCGCCAATTTTTCCGGACAGCCTGTTATTCGGGAGGATGGCCCCATGCTGGCTCTCACATCCCCCTATTTAAGCGGAGTATTATATAATAAAAGAAGGATCGTCCGTTCCGTAGATGATTCTGTTGCCAAAATCATAGAGGGTAAGCCTCAGCTGATCCGAAGAAGCAGAGGCTATGTCCCTTACCCTGTTTTTCTTTCTCAGGAAGAAGGAAAGGAAAGTGGGACTAACACCGGTATTTTTGCGGCGGGAGGAGATTTAAAGGCCGCCTTCTGCCTCTGCCAAAAAGGAAATGCAGTGGTATCCCAGTATTTTGGAGACCTGGAGGAAGAAACCGTGATGGAGGAATATCAAAGATCCTATAAAGATCTGACCAGGCTGTTACGAATGGCTCCAGGGTTAACGGTATGCGATCTCCATCCAAACTACCACTCCGCTCGCTTTGCTAAAGCCCTGGGTCTCCCAGTTCTTAAGGTGCAGCACCACCATGCTCATATTGCGTCGGTCATGGCTGAGCACGATTTAAAGGGGCCTGTGATCGGAGTTGCTTTTGACGGGACAGGCTATGGAACGGATGGGAATATATGGGGCGGAGAGTTTCTTATCTGTGAAGGAAGTGGCTTCATACGGGCAGCCCATGTAAGCATGTTTCCCATTCTGGGAGGTGACGGGTCAATGAGGGATGCTAAGAAAACGGCGTCCTGTTTTCTGCTTCACGCAGGCCTTGAAGCTTACAACCAGGATGAGAGAATCCGTGTGATAAAAGCAGCCCTTGAGCATAACGTCAACAGGGTCTTTACTTCCAGCATGGGACGCCTGTTTGATGCGGCAGCGTCTGTTTTAAATATCGGCCATGAGAACCGTTATGAAGGGGAATGTGCCATATTGTTTGAAAAAGAGGCAGTGCTTGCAGAAAGAAAGGATATAAAGCCGGCTGACTTATGTTTTGGCATAAAGGAAAAGGATGGGATCCTGGAATTAGATCCCCGTCCGGTTTTTGAGGCTCTTTGCACCATGAGAAATAAGGCAGAGACAGGTTCTCTGGCACTTGGCTTTCATCTTGCTCTGGCACAAGCCACAGCATCTGTGTGTGAAAGACTGGAGAGAAAATACTTAAGCAATACCGTAGCCTTAAGCGGCGGCGTTTTTCAGAATTCCCTGCTGACAGGGCATACGGTCAGGCTTTTAAAGGAAAAGGGATTTAACGTCTATTTGAACAGTGCGGTTCCTCCAAACGACGGGGGAGTGAGCCTGGGTCAGGCTTATCTGGGAAATAATTATTTAAAATCCGATCATATGGATTTGGAAAGGACAGGATGCCATGTGTGTAGCAGTACCGGGAAAAATAATTCAGATAAAAGGTGA
- a CDS encoding HypC/HybG/HupF family hydrogenase formation chaperone, whose translation MCVAVPGKIIQIKGDYAKVNIMDNITDANIKLVDAKIGDYVLIHAGCVIDVLKEDLAEEILTIFSQLQEEQ comes from the coding sequence ATGTGTGTAGCAGTACCGGGAAAAATAATTCAGATAAAAGGTGATTATGCAAAGGTCAATATTATGGACAACATTACCGATGCCAATATTAAGCTGGTGGATGCGAAAATAGGAGATTATGTTCTCATACATGCCGGCTGTGTTATTGATGTCTTAAAGGAAGACTTAGCCGAGGAAATTCTCACGATATTTTCCCAGCTTCAGGAGGAACAGTAG